From the genome of Dryobates pubescens isolate bDryPub1 chromosome 5, bDryPub1.pri, whole genome shotgun sequence, one region includes:
- the GSC gene encoding homeobox protein goosecoid, with amino-acid sequence MPVSMFSIDNILAARPRCKDSVLLPPPNAAAPVVFPGLHGDSLYGSASDYGGFYSRAVAPASALPPAVTGSRLGYNNYYYGQLHVPASPVGPSCCGAVPPLGAQQCSCVPSAGYEGTGSVLMSPVPHQMLPYMNVGTLSRTELQLLNQLHCRRKRRHRTIFTDEQLEALENLFQETKYPDVGTREQLARRVHLREEKVEVWFKNRRAKWRRQKRSSSEESENVQKWNKASKTSPEKRQEDGKSDLDSDS; translated from the exons ATGCCTGTGAGCATGTTCAGCATCGACAATATCCTGGCGGCCAGACCTCGCTGCAAGGACTcggtgctgctgccccccccgaACGCCGCCGCCCCCGTCGTCTTCCCCGGCCTCCACGGGGACTCGCTCTACGGCAGCGCTTCTGACTACGGCGGATTTTACTCCCGAGCGGTGGCACCCGCCTCCGCGCTGCCGCCGGCTGTCACCGGATCTCGGCTCGGCTACAACAACTACTACTACGGGCAGCTGCATGTGCCGGCGTCCCCTGTGGGCCCTTCGTGCTGCGGGGCCGTGCCGCCCCTGGGAGCCCAGCAGTGTTCCTGCGTCCCCTCCGCAG GTTACGAGGGCACTGGGTCAGTCCTGATGTCCCCTGTTCCCCATCAGATGTTGCCCTACATGAACGTGGGCACTTTGTCCCGGACGGAGCTGCAGTTACTGaaccagctgcactgcaggcgAAAAAGACGGCATAGGACCATCTTCACTGATGAACAGCTAGAAGCGCTGGAAAACCTCTTCCAAGAAACGAAATACCCAGACGTGGGAACCAGGGAACAGCTGGCCAGAAGGGTGCActtaagagaggaaaaagtgGAG GTTTGGTTCAAAAACCGCCGGGCAAAGTGGAGGAGGCAAAAGCGATCGTCTTCGGAGGAGTCAGAGAATGTACAAAAATGGAATAAAGCGTCTAAAACGTCTCCGGAGAAAAGACAAGAGGACGGGAAAAGTGACTTGGACTCCGATAGCTGA